The Primulina eburnea isolate SZY01 chromosome 13, ASM2296580v1, whole genome shotgun sequence genome includes a region encoding these proteins:
- the LOC140808882 gene encoding uncharacterized protein isoform X1, which yields MDSQDSVSASERVSEKLNLPNLQSKMKYDPEGYESELNLIYDQFKSLLELFERQASLNFTSLSGIANDPTVARDLGDRSMFLAHVTKFYPKQLFGYPNELALFLNSSARCLPSGLRVNVTRALVLLVNRKMIDIPETLVLFVELQTLGDRALKKLAFSHVIQSIWGMNRKHKNDPKNRALQNVLYRMLQQQEEEAKAKVALVTLCDLHRRKVWFDERTSNAICMACFHSSSRIMTAALSFLLDFEKILDGDDSNDSGGEDDATAQLPQIALTKEAFYKASHKGTTSSKKKKKAKLLRVARSMKKKQRLSFDSSITNNCSPLNHLKDAQGFVEKLLSRLQNCNERFEVKMMLLEVIARTVGLHRLILLNFYPYLQKYVQPYQRHIARLLRAAIQACHDMVPPDAVEPLFKQIVNQFVHDRSRPEAIAVGLHTVHEICLRMPLLMTEDLLQDLVLYDKSKEQGVRSAVRALLHLFRVVFPSLLSKKDRGRPINPEARPKAYGEVNVASDIPDIELLEQGVDSDEDVDEESGASMLGEDCESHGGVGLIEKDGGGENEGDLENKCDCSSDNGFEMDDNSTGDEPLNNEVSDEDDCDAAEDENDDAENSGLLEMDTSRRDDGVYDGGSKAQKRKAFDFEEQLNAADKSLQALKKLARVKYGNASSDAKDGILSNEVFERIKELKAKEEARIALTHNGFKLPSSEQLRVKRVHTAKLDAKIKQKLTKEQKLALIRAGREERGEYQARTAIKRRKTGGLSNEQRVHNKAMPLAAKRAKVAKSIQEKKKRAARPGKQFRGRKAWK from the exons ATGGATTCCCAAGACTCGGTATCTGCCTCAGAACGAGTTTCAGAGAAGCTCAATCTACCGAACCTGCAAAGCAAAATGAAATATGACCCAGAAGGTTACGAGTCAGAGCTAAACCTAATCTACGATCAATTTAAGTCATTGCTTGAGCTCTTTGAGAGGCAAGCCTCGTTGAATTTCACCTCGTTGAGTGGAATCGCCAATGACCCGACGGTGGCTCGGGATTTAGGTGATCGTTCCATGTTTTTGGCCCATGTCACTAAATTTTACCCGAAACAGTTGTTCGGTTATCCAAACGAGTTGGCCCTGTTTTTAAATTCATCTGCACGATGCCTGCCGTCCGGACTCAGGGTGAATGTGACTCGAGCTCTGGTTCTGTTGGTTAATCGCAAG ATGATTGATATCCCTGAGACCCTTGTGTTGTTCGTGGAGCTACAGACTTTGGGAGATCGGGCATTAAAAAAACTGGCATTCTCTCATGTTATTCAGAGTATTTGGGGTATGAACCGGAAGCATAAGAATGATCCAAAGAATCGGGCACTTCAGAATGTTTTATATAGGATGCTGCAG CAGCAAGAGGAAGAAGCGAAAGCAAAAGTGGCACTAGTTACCCTGTGCGATCTCCATCGAAGGAAAGTTTGGTTTGATGAGAGGACATCAAATGCAATATGTATGGCATGTTTTCATTCATCATCAAG GATCATGACAGCTGCTTTGTCATTTCTTCTTGATTTTGAGAAGATTTTAGATGGTGATGATAGTAATGATTCTGGCGGCGAAGATGACGCAACAGCTCAACTGCCTCAAATAGCACTGACTAAAGAGGCTTTCTACAAG GCAAGCCATAAAGGCACCACATCTagcaaaaagaaaaagaaagcaAAACTGCTGCGAGTCGCCCGTAGCATGAAGAAGAAACAGAGGCTGTCTTTCGACAGTAGTATCACAAACAACTGTTCCCCACTGAATCATTTGAAAGATGCGCAG GGCTTTGTGGAAAAACTGTTGTCACGCCTGCAAAATTGCAACGAGAGGTTTGAG GTTAAGATGATGTTGCTCGAAGTAATTGCCCGAACTGTTGGCCTTCACCGTTTGATTTTATTAAACTTCTATCCATACCTTCAGAAATATGTCCAG CCTTATCAACGCCATATCGCAAGATTACTTCGTGCTGCTATTCAGGCATGTCATGACATG GTCCCGCCAGATGCAGTTGAACCATTATTTAAGCAAATAGTCAACCAATTTGTGCACGATAGATCGCGTCCGGAG GCCATCGCTGTTGGGCTGCACACAGTGCATGAGATATGTTTACGAATGCCCTTG CTGATGACCGAAGATTTGCTGCAAGACCTTGTTCTGTATGACAAGTCGAAGGAGCAAGGAGTTCGTTCAGCTGTTCGTGCCCTTCTCCATTTGTTTCGAGTG GTTTTCCCCTCACTGTTGAGCAAGAAGGATAGAGGGAGGCCCATTAACCCAGAGGCCAGACCTAAGGCGTATGGTGAAGTGAATGTCGCTAGCGATATCCCCGACATTGAGTTGTTGGAGCAAGGGGTTGATAGTGATGAGGATGTAGATGAGGAGAGCGGTGCTAGCATGCTCGGTGAGGATTGTGAGAGCCATGGTGGTGTTGGTCTTATCGAGAAGGATGGTGGTGGTGAAAATGAGGGAGATCTTGAAAACAAATGTGATTGTTCCAGTGATAATGGTTTTGAGATGGATGATAATAGCACTGGTGACGAACCACTCAATAATGAAGTGTCCGATGAAGATGACTGTGACGCTGCCGAGGATGAAAACGATGATGCTGAAAACAGTGGATTACTTGAAATGGATACAAGTAGGAGGGATGATGGTGTTTATGACGGTGGATCGAAAGCACAAAAAAGGAAGGCCTTTGATTTTGAAGAACAACTAAATGCTGCCGATAAAAGTTTACAAGCTTTGAAGAAATTAGCTAGGGTGAAATATGGAAATGCCTCCTCAGATGCAAAAGATGGCATTCTATCCAATGAGGTCTTCGAAAGGATAAAAGAGCTGAAG GCTAAGGAGGAGGCAAGGATTGCCTTGACCCATAATGGGTTTAAGCTTCCAAGCTCCGAGCAACTTAGGGTCAAAAGAGTTCATACTGCCAAACTTGAC GCTAAAATAAAGCAGAAACTAACCAAGGAACAAAAACTGGCGTTAATAAGAGCAGGGAGGGAGGAAAGAGGGGAATACCAGGCTCGGACTGCTATAAAACGGAGAAAG ACGGGTGGTCTGAGCAATGAGCAGAGGGTACACAATAAAGCCATGCCCCTTGCAGCAAAGAGAGCTAAGGTGGCCAAGTCTATTCAAGAGAAGAAGAAACGAGCAGCGCGGCCGGGCAAACAATTCCGTGGGAGGAAAGCATGGAAATGA
- the LOC140810211 gene encoding uncharacterized protein translates to MISGGRPTTQRCLVKVSESKCLSFDYFGSCLGRFDMTDSSVHSITLRHDGAFGRPNQAFGKNGLNAKILLAGCSRLYHLELTGFFADAIFRSSRGPQIPQLILLKRLDLCWSYHGCNGGAILKLLHVMPSLESIKIDVQQGGRDDYDFDSVESVPPCIACHLNEVVFVGFEGRRQEVKLADFLLKNGVGLKKMLGLSRDKSSERRAQREFWDRLRGAYQMGDLELGPSDADEFGGLGVSSFTYCMQIVVVVMYAFALHC, encoded by the exons ATGATCTCCGGAGGTCGTCCTACGACACAAAGATGCCTCGTCAAAGTTTCGGAATCCAAGTGTCTCTCATTCGACTACTTTGGCAGCTGTCTCGGAAGATTTGACATGACGGATTCTTCTGTCCATTCAATAACTCTTAGGCATGACGGCGCTTTTGGGCGGCCTAATCAAGCGTTCGGGAAGAACGGCCTGAACGCCAAGATCTTACTGGCTGGGTGCTCCAGATTGTATCATTTGGAGCTAACTGGTTTTTTCGCTGAT GCAATCTTCCGATCAAGTCGAGGACCTCAAATTCCTCAACTCATCTTGCTGAAACGACTGGATCTGTGTTGGAGTTACCACGGTTGCAACGGTGGAGCTATTCTAAAGTTGCTCCATGTGATGCCGTCGCTCGAATCGATCAAGATAGACGTG CAGCAGGGTGGCCGGGATGATTATGATTTTGATTCGGTGGAATCGGTGCCGCCGTGTATCGCTTGTCATCTTAATGAAGTAGTTTTTGTTGGTTTCGAGGGGAGGCGACAAGAAGTTAAGCTAGCGGATTTTTTACTGAAAAATGGGGTGGGCCTGAAAAAGATGTTGGGGCTGTCGAGAGATAAATCCTCTGAGAGACGAGCTCAAAGGGAGTTTTGGGATCGTTTGAGAGGAGCATATCAGATGGGTGATTTGGAGTTGGGACCTTCG GATGCGGATGAATTTGGTGGCCTGGGCGTTAGTAGTTTTACATATTGCATGCAGATTGTTGTAGTTGTTATGTACGCTTTTGCGTTGCACTGTTGA
- the LOC140808882 gene encoding uncharacterized protein isoform X2: MDSQDSVSASERVSEKLNLPNLQSKMKYDPEGYESELNLIYDQFKSLLELFERQASLNFTSLSGIANDPTVARDLGDRSMFLAHVTKFYPKQLFGYPNELALFLNSSARCLPSGLRVNVTRALVLLVNRKMIDIPETLVLFVELQTLGDRALKKLAFSHVIQSIWGMNRKHKNDPKNRALQNVLYRMLQQEEEAKAKVALVTLCDLHRRKVWFDERTSNAICMACFHSSSRIMTAALSFLLDFEKILDGDDSNDSGGEDDATAQLPQIALTKEAFYKASHKGTTSSKKKKKAKLLRVARSMKKKQRLSFDSSITNNCSPLNHLKDAQGFVEKLLSRLQNCNERFEVKMMLLEVIARTVGLHRLILLNFYPYLQKYVQPYQRHIARLLRAAIQACHDMVPPDAVEPLFKQIVNQFVHDRSRPEAIAVGLHTVHEICLRMPLLMTEDLLQDLVLYDKSKEQGVRSAVRALLHLFRVVFPSLLSKKDRGRPINPEARPKAYGEVNVASDIPDIELLEQGVDSDEDVDEESGASMLGEDCESHGGVGLIEKDGGGENEGDLENKCDCSSDNGFEMDDNSTGDEPLNNEVSDEDDCDAAEDENDDAENSGLLEMDTSRRDDGVYDGGSKAQKRKAFDFEEQLNAADKSLQALKKLARVKYGNASSDAKDGILSNEVFERIKELKAKEEARIALTHNGFKLPSSEQLRVKRVHTAKLDAKIKQKLTKEQKLALIRAGREERGEYQARTAIKRRKTGGLSNEQRVHNKAMPLAAKRAKVAKSIQEKKKRAARPGKQFRGRKAWK, translated from the exons ATGGATTCCCAAGACTCGGTATCTGCCTCAGAACGAGTTTCAGAGAAGCTCAATCTACCGAACCTGCAAAGCAAAATGAAATATGACCCAGAAGGTTACGAGTCAGAGCTAAACCTAATCTACGATCAATTTAAGTCATTGCTTGAGCTCTTTGAGAGGCAAGCCTCGTTGAATTTCACCTCGTTGAGTGGAATCGCCAATGACCCGACGGTGGCTCGGGATTTAGGTGATCGTTCCATGTTTTTGGCCCATGTCACTAAATTTTACCCGAAACAGTTGTTCGGTTATCCAAACGAGTTGGCCCTGTTTTTAAATTCATCTGCACGATGCCTGCCGTCCGGACTCAGGGTGAATGTGACTCGAGCTCTGGTTCTGTTGGTTAATCGCAAG ATGATTGATATCCCTGAGACCCTTGTGTTGTTCGTGGAGCTACAGACTTTGGGAGATCGGGCATTAAAAAAACTGGCATTCTCTCATGTTATTCAGAGTATTTGGGGTATGAACCGGAAGCATAAGAATGATCCAAAGAATCGGGCACTTCAGAATGTTTTATATAGGATGCTGCAG CAAGAGGAAGAAGCGAAAGCAAAAGTGGCACTAGTTACCCTGTGCGATCTCCATCGAAGGAAAGTTTGGTTTGATGAGAGGACATCAAATGCAATATGTATGGCATGTTTTCATTCATCATCAAG GATCATGACAGCTGCTTTGTCATTTCTTCTTGATTTTGAGAAGATTTTAGATGGTGATGATAGTAATGATTCTGGCGGCGAAGATGACGCAACAGCTCAACTGCCTCAAATAGCACTGACTAAAGAGGCTTTCTACAAG GCAAGCCATAAAGGCACCACATCTagcaaaaagaaaaagaaagcaAAACTGCTGCGAGTCGCCCGTAGCATGAAGAAGAAACAGAGGCTGTCTTTCGACAGTAGTATCACAAACAACTGTTCCCCACTGAATCATTTGAAAGATGCGCAG GGCTTTGTGGAAAAACTGTTGTCACGCCTGCAAAATTGCAACGAGAGGTTTGAG GTTAAGATGATGTTGCTCGAAGTAATTGCCCGAACTGTTGGCCTTCACCGTTTGATTTTATTAAACTTCTATCCATACCTTCAGAAATATGTCCAG CCTTATCAACGCCATATCGCAAGATTACTTCGTGCTGCTATTCAGGCATGTCATGACATG GTCCCGCCAGATGCAGTTGAACCATTATTTAAGCAAATAGTCAACCAATTTGTGCACGATAGATCGCGTCCGGAG GCCATCGCTGTTGGGCTGCACACAGTGCATGAGATATGTTTACGAATGCCCTTG CTGATGACCGAAGATTTGCTGCAAGACCTTGTTCTGTATGACAAGTCGAAGGAGCAAGGAGTTCGTTCAGCTGTTCGTGCCCTTCTCCATTTGTTTCGAGTG GTTTTCCCCTCACTGTTGAGCAAGAAGGATAGAGGGAGGCCCATTAACCCAGAGGCCAGACCTAAGGCGTATGGTGAAGTGAATGTCGCTAGCGATATCCCCGACATTGAGTTGTTGGAGCAAGGGGTTGATAGTGATGAGGATGTAGATGAGGAGAGCGGTGCTAGCATGCTCGGTGAGGATTGTGAGAGCCATGGTGGTGTTGGTCTTATCGAGAAGGATGGTGGTGGTGAAAATGAGGGAGATCTTGAAAACAAATGTGATTGTTCCAGTGATAATGGTTTTGAGATGGATGATAATAGCACTGGTGACGAACCACTCAATAATGAAGTGTCCGATGAAGATGACTGTGACGCTGCCGAGGATGAAAACGATGATGCTGAAAACAGTGGATTACTTGAAATGGATACAAGTAGGAGGGATGATGGTGTTTATGACGGTGGATCGAAAGCACAAAAAAGGAAGGCCTTTGATTTTGAAGAACAACTAAATGCTGCCGATAAAAGTTTACAAGCTTTGAAGAAATTAGCTAGGGTGAAATATGGAAATGCCTCCTCAGATGCAAAAGATGGCATTCTATCCAATGAGGTCTTCGAAAGGATAAAAGAGCTGAAG GCTAAGGAGGAGGCAAGGATTGCCTTGACCCATAATGGGTTTAAGCTTCCAAGCTCCGAGCAACTTAGGGTCAAAAGAGTTCATACTGCCAAACTTGAC GCTAAAATAAAGCAGAAACTAACCAAGGAACAAAAACTGGCGTTAATAAGAGCAGGGAGGGAGGAAAGAGGGGAATACCAGGCTCGGACTGCTATAAAACGGAGAAAG ACGGGTGGTCTGAGCAATGAGCAGAGGGTACACAATAAAGCCATGCCCCTTGCAGCAAAGAGAGCTAAGGTGGCCAAGTCTATTCAAGAGAAGAAGAAACGAGCAGCGCGGCCGGGCAAACAATTCCGTGGGAGGAAAGCATGGAAATGA